The following proteins come from a genomic window of Corallococcus sp. NCRR:
- a CDS encoding ATP-binding response regulator, with protein sequence MTSPNPSQASSMAVSSTEGGMDWLSGGGEMGRLIRSMDWSKTPLGPVETWPQSLRTTVSLCLSSTFPILIAWGPERVQIYNDSYRPICGAKHPESMGQPFRDCWATALPVVGGVFEKAGTGIGSYIENQRMFLDRYGYLEEAFMTFSFSPIRDESGGVGGLFHPITEVTEKMLSARRTQTLRELSALLGKVKTLEDIGAALSQLQPDAALDVPFLLFYRRDEAAPRVQWVGGMGLPPGTAWSPAEAGLDAPWPFTTAGVESVDVPRAPLDAGLTLGPYEEPPVHARVLPIHPAGMAEPFGYLVAGVSPRRAMDDAYRNFYEQFQATVTNAVASVRAYEAEAQRAEALAAIDRAKTTFFSNVSHEFRTPLTLILGPLEESLADASAPLPPTQRARQELTHRNALRLLKLVNSLLDFSRIEAGRVKARFHPTDLAKLTEDLASVFRSAMEKAGLQYSVDARDVGEPVYVDRDMWEKVVLNLLSNAFKFTLHGGVTVRLQREGARARLTVRDTGTGIPEAELPRVFERFHRVESSHGRTHEGTGIGLALIQELVKLHGGTLSVQSVEGEGSTFSVELPLGRAHLAAEQVQEDAGTPHAGKLGSAFSEEALRWLPDAPESPPPGSEPEPEPMQASVETTVLGNTGAGFALSTRRGSVLVADDNADMRAYVSSLLSAHWSVRAVADGEAAFEAALEAKPDLIVSDVMMPRLDGFGLLQKLRGDARTRGIPFIMLSARAGEEARIEGLQAGADDYLVKPFSARELIARVDSQLQLGRARRQLSDFFMQAPAAMCVMSGPDLVFTVINPLFAALMGRDMLGRPARDAQPEGGHGVLIQHLERVYRTGEPFVGREVPVRQPDGQGGLKELLLDVDIHAQRDGEGRIQGLLVAVQEVSERTHARQQLEALTHDLQHALASRDSFLGVASHELKTPVTALLLHLEMTRRRLSPKRGEPPSLEKIASAMESAQRQVERMSRLVDELLDVSRIRAGKLDLHMEESDPMELVHEVLDIFREQLDQAQCVLQLRAELDLRVWWDRSRMQQVLTNLVSNAIKYAPGTALGIGLRKHDDRLILYVSDGGPGIPPEHQDRVFERFERGGPPRSVHGLGLGLFIAQQIVQGHGGKLVLKSTPGQGAAFIIDLPLPPRAQA encoded by the coding sequence ATGACTTCCCCCAATCCCTCCCAGGCCAGCTCCATGGCGGTGTCCTCCACGGAAGGGGGAATGGACTGGCTGTCCGGCGGCGGGGAGATGGGGCGGTTGATCCGCTCCATGGACTGGTCGAAGACGCCGCTCGGGCCGGTGGAGACCTGGCCGCAGAGCCTGCGCACGACGGTCAGCCTGTGCCTGTCCTCCACGTTCCCCATCCTCATCGCGTGGGGACCGGAGCGCGTGCAGATCTACAACGACAGCTACCGGCCCATCTGCGGCGCGAAGCACCCGGAGTCCATGGGCCAGCCCTTCCGCGACTGCTGGGCCACGGCGCTGCCGGTGGTGGGCGGCGTGTTCGAGAAGGCGGGCACGGGCATCGGTTCCTACATCGAGAACCAGCGCATGTTCCTGGACCGGTACGGCTACCTGGAGGAGGCCTTCATGACCTTCTCCTTCAGCCCCATCCGGGACGAATCCGGAGGCGTGGGCGGGCTCTTCCACCCCATCACGGAGGTGACGGAGAAGATGCTCAGCGCGCGGCGCACGCAGACGCTGCGCGAGCTGTCCGCCCTCCTGGGCAAGGTGAAGACGCTGGAGGACATTGGCGCCGCGCTGTCGCAGTTGCAGCCGGACGCCGCGCTCGACGTGCCCTTCCTCCTCTTCTACCGCCGCGACGAGGCGGCCCCCCGCGTCCAGTGGGTGGGCGGCATGGGCCTGCCTCCAGGCACCGCGTGGAGCCCGGCGGAGGCGGGGTTGGACGCTCCGTGGCCCTTCACCACCGCGGGCGTGGAGTCGGTGGACGTGCCGCGCGCGCCGCTGGACGCGGGCCTGACGCTGGGGCCGTACGAGGAGCCGCCCGTGCACGCGCGCGTGCTGCCCATCCACCCGGCCGGCATGGCGGAGCCCTTCGGCTACCTGGTGGCCGGCGTGAGCCCCCGCCGCGCCATGGATGACGCCTACCGCAACTTCTACGAGCAGTTCCAGGCCACGGTCACCAACGCCGTCGCCAGCGTGCGCGCCTACGAGGCGGAGGCGCAGCGCGCGGAGGCGCTGGCGGCCATCGACCGGGCGAAGACGACGTTCTTCTCCAACGTGTCGCACGAGTTCCGCACGCCGCTCACGCTCATCCTGGGCCCGCTGGAGGAGTCGCTCGCGGACGCCTCCGCGCCCCTGCCGCCCACCCAGCGCGCGCGCCAGGAGCTCACCCACCGCAACGCGCTGCGCCTGTTGAAGCTGGTCAACTCGCTGCTGGACTTCTCACGCATCGAGGCGGGCCGGGTGAAGGCCCGCTTCCACCCCACGGACCTGGCGAAGCTCACCGAGGACCTGGCCAGCGTCTTCCGATCCGCCATGGAGAAGGCGGGGCTCCAGTACTCCGTGGACGCGCGGGACGTGGGCGAGCCCGTCTACGTGGACCGGGACATGTGGGAGAAGGTTGTCCTCAACCTGCTCTCCAACGCGTTCAAGTTCACGCTGCACGGCGGCGTCACCGTGAGGCTCCAGCGCGAGGGGGCGCGGGCGCGGCTCACCGTGCGGGACACCGGCACCGGCATCCCGGAGGCGGAGCTGCCGCGCGTGTTCGAGCGCTTCCATCGCGTGGAGTCCTCGCACGGGCGCACGCACGAAGGCACCGGCATTGGCCTGGCGCTCATCCAGGAGCTGGTGAAGCTGCACGGCGGCACGTTGAGCGTCCAGAGCGTGGAGGGCGAGGGCAGCACCTTCTCCGTGGAGCTGCCGCTGGGCCGCGCGCACCTGGCCGCGGAGCAGGTCCAGGAGGACGCGGGGACCCCGCACGCGGGCAAGCTGGGGTCCGCCTTCAGCGAGGAGGCCCTGCGCTGGCTGCCGGATGCGCCGGAGTCCCCGCCCCCGGGCAGCGAGCCGGAGCCGGAGCCGATGCAGGCCTCCGTCGAGACCACCGTGCTGGGGAACACGGGCGCGGGGTTCGCGCTGTCCACGAGGCGCGGGAGCGTGCTGGTCGCGGACGACAACGCGGACATGCGCGCGTACGTGAGCAGCCTGCTGTCGGCGCACTGGAGCGTGCGAGCGGTGGCGGACGGCGAGGCGGCCTTCGAGGCGGCGCTCGAGGCGAAGCCGGACCTCATCGTCAGCGACGTGATGATGCCCCGGCTGGACGGCTTCGGGCTGCTCCAGAAGCTGCGCGGCGACGCGCGCACGCGCGGCATCCCCTTCATCATGCTGTCGGCGCGCGCGGGCGAGGAGGCCCGCATCGAGGGGCTCCAGGCCGGCGCGGACGACTACCTGGTGAAGCCCTTCTCCGCGCGCGAGTTGATCGCGCGCGTGGACAGCCAGCTCCAGCTGGGCCGGGCCCGGCGGCAGCTCTCCGACTTCTTCATGCAGGCCCCCGCGGCCATGTGCGTGATGTCGGGCCCGGACCTCGTCTTCACGGTCATCAACCCCCTGTTCGCGGCCCTGATGGGCCGGGACATGCTGGGCCGGCCCGCGCGCGACGCGCAGCCGGAAGGGGGCCACGGCGTGCTGATCCAGCACCTGGAGCGCGTCTACCGCACCGGCGAGCCCTTCGTGGGCCGCGAGGTGCCGGTGCGACAGCCGGACGGCCAGGGGGGCCTCAAGGAACTGCTGCTGGACGTGGACATCCACGCCCAGCGCGACGGTGAGGGCCGCATCCAGGGCCTGCTCGTCGCCGTGCAGGAGGTCAGCGAGCGCACCCACGCACGCCAGCAACTGGAGGCCCTCACGCACGACCTCCAGCACGCGCTGGCCTCGCGCGACAGCTTCCTGGGCGTGGCGTCACATGAGCTGAAGACGCCCGTCACCGCGCTGCTCCTGCACCTGGAGATGACGCGCCGTCGCCTGTCTCCCAAGCGCGGCGAGCCGCCCTCCCTGGAGAAGATCGCGTCGGCGATGGAGTCCGCGCAGCGGCAGGTGGAGCGGATGTCGCGGCTGGTGGACGAGCTGCTGGACGTCTCCCGCATCCGCGCGGGCAAGCTCGACCTCCACATGGAGGAGAGCGACCCGATGGAGCTGGTGCACGAGGTCCTCGACATCTTCCGCGAGCAGTTGGACCAGGCCCAGTGCGTCCTGCAGCTGCGGGCGGAGCTGGACCTGCGCGTGTGGTGGGACCGCTCGCGCATGCAGCAGGTGCTGACGAACCTGGTGTCCAACGCCATCAAGTACGCGCCGGGCACGGCGCTCGGCATCGGGCTGCGCAAGCACGACGACCGGCTCATCCTCTACGTGTCGGACGGCGGCCCGGGCATCCCGCCGGAGCACCAGGACCGCGTCTTCGAGCGCTTCGAGCGCGGCGGCCCGCCCCGCTCCGTGCACGGCCTGGGGCTGGGCCTCTTCATCGCCCAGCAGATCGTCCAGGGCCATGGCGGCAAGCTGGTCCTGAAGAGCACTCCGGGCCAGGGCGCCGCCTTCATCATCGACCTGCCGCTGCCGCCGCGGGCCCAGGCCTGA
- a CDS encoding FAD-binding oxidoreductase produces MTLETHRPQTGPGLPAGLTPDSVELFRAQLRGALIQPGDADYAEACQLYNAMIHKRPAMVARCADVADVIAAVSLARERKLPLAVRGGGHNGGGLGLVDDGLVIDLSRMRGVRVDPDARTVRVSGGAVWGDVDHATHAFGLAVPSGIISTTGVAGLTLGGGLGYLTRRFGLTIDNLLAVDMVLADGRFVTANEQKHPDLFWAVRGGGGNFGVVTSFLFRANPVDTVIGGPTLWPLDRAAEVLAWYREFLPAAPEDLSGFFAFLTVPPAPPFPEALHLQKMCGVVWCYTGDPARADELFAPVLALQPALHGVMPMPFPMLQSAFDALYPPGHQWYWRADFVREIPDAAIERHVSFAQRLPSMHSTMHLYPIDGAAHRVGPHDTAFRFRDARWSEVIVGVDPSPERAADISAWAKEYWDALHPYSAGGAYVNFMMEEGQERVQATYGDNYPRLVEVKRTYDPHNLFHVNQNIQPGPVKPPGVAH; encoded by the coding sequence GTGACACTCGAAACCCACCGCCCGCAGACAGGCCCCGGCCTGCCCGCCGGGCTGACGCCGGACAGCGTGGAGCTGTTCCGGGCGCAGCTGCGTGGCGCGCTCATCCAGCCGGGCGACGCGGACTACGCGGAGGCGTGCCAGCTGTACAACGCGATGATCCACAAGCGCCCGGCCATGGTGGCCCGGTGCGCGGACGTGGCGGACGTCATCGCCGCGGTGTCCCTGGCCCGCGAGCGCAAGCTCCCCCTGGCCGTGCGCGGCGGCGGCCACAACGGCGGAGGCCTGGGGCTGGTGGATGACGGACTGGTCATCGACCTGTCGCGCATGCGCGGCGTGCGCGTGGACCCGGACGCCCGCACGGTGCGCGTCTCCGGCGGCGCCGTCTGGGGGGACGTGGACCACGCCACGCACGCGTTCGGGCTCGCGGTGCCCTCCGGCATCATCTCCACCACGGGCGTGGCCGGGCTCACGCTGGGCGGCGGCCTGGGGTACCTCACGCGCCGCTTCGGGCTCACCATCGACAACCTGCTCGCCGTGGACATGGTGCTCGCGGACGGCCGCTTCGTCACCGCGAACGAGCAGAAGCACCCGGACCTGTTCTGGGCCGTGCGCGGCGGAGGCGGCAACTTCGGCGTGGTGACGTCGTTCCTCTTCCGCGCCAACCCCGTGGACACCGTCATCGGTGGGCCCACGCTCTGGCCCCTGGACCGCGCGGCGGAGGTGCTGGCCTGGTACCGCGAGTTCCTCCCGGCCGCGCCGGAGGACCTCAGCGGCTTCTTCGCCTTCCTCACCGTGCCGCCCGCGCCGCCCTTCCCGGAGGCGCTCCACCTCCAGAAGATGTGCGGCGTGGTGTGGTGCTACACGGGCGACCCCGCGCGCGCGGACGAACTGTTCGCGCCCGTGCTGGCGCTCCAGCCCGCGCTGCACGGCGTGATGCCCATGCCCTTCCCGATGCTGCAGAGCGCCTTCGACGCGCTCTATCCGCCGGGCCACCAGTGGTACTGGCGCGCGGACTTCGTGCGCGAGATTCCGGACGCGGCCATCGAGCGCCACGTGTCCTTCGCGCAGCGCCTGCCGTCCATGCATTCCACCATGCACCTGTACCCCATCGACGGGGCGGCGCACCGGGTGGGCCCGCATGACACGGCCTTCCGCTTCCGCGACGCGCGCTGGTCGGAGGTCATCGTCGGGGTCGACCCGTCACCGGAGCGGGCGGCGGACATCTCCGCCTGGGCGAAGGAGTACTGGGACGCGCTGCACCCGTACTCGGCGGGCGGCGCCTACGTGAACTTCATGATGGAGGAGGGCCAGGAGCGCGTGCAGGCCACCTACGGTGACAACTACCCGCGGCTGGTGGAGGTGAAGCGGACCTACGACCCGCACAACCTCTTCCACGTGAACCAGAACATCCAGCCCGGGCCGGTGAAGCCCCCGGGCGTCGCGCACTGA
- the bioA gene encoding adenosylmethionine--8-amino-7-oxononanoate transaminase has translation MDRATLVGLDKQHVWHPYTAMEQYIAKTDPLVVVRAEGVWLHDADGRRYLDANGSWWVSTLGHRHPRLVHALTEQLGSLAHVSLAGITHGPAARLGAELTALAPGADRADVPSGEKLSRVFYSDNGSTAVEVAIKMAAQYWAQNGRPRRTRFITLTGAFHGETMGSTSVGGVHEFRDVFGPLLFDVVHVPSPAEAHGHARALAEVKAALAADPDGIAGVILEPVIQGAAGMWMSSPDFVREVREATRAVDTFLIADEVFTGMGRTGARFAVDLAGVVPDLLCLAKALSGGLLPFAATLASERIFQGFLGAKDRALYYGHSYCGNPLGAAVAREVLAVYRDEDVLGQVQRKAPRVKAAFERMAATLPGLVRPRAVGMVGAVDLGGGGYFADSGWRVYEAARRRGLYLRPMGNTVYIAPALNIPDADLDLLLQGVEDSLREVAAG, from the coding sequence GTGGATCGGGCAACCCTCGTCGGACTGGACAAGCAGCACGTCTGGCACCCCTACACCGCCATGGAGCAGTACATCGCGAAGACGGACCCCCTGGTCGTCGTCCGCGCGGAGGGCGTCTGGCTCCATGACGCGGACGGACGGCGCTACCTGGACGCCAACGGCTCCTGGTGGGTGTCCACCCTGGGACACCGCCACCCGCGCCTCGTGCACGCACTCACCGAGCAACTGGGCAGCCTGGCCCACGTCTCGCTCGCGGGCATCACCCACGGCCCCGCCGCCCGGCTGGGCGCGGAGCTGACCGCGCTGGCTCCGGGCGCGGACCGGGCGGACGTGCCCTCGGGGGAGAAGCTGTCGCGCGTCTTCTATTCGGACAACGGCAGCACCGCGGTGGAGGTGGCCATCAAGATGGCCGCGCAGTACTGGGCGCAGAACGGCCGCCCCCGCCGCACCCGCTTCATCACCCTGACCGGGGCCTTCCACGGTGAGACGATGGGCTCCACCAGCGTGGGCGGCGTGCACGAGTTCCGCGACGTGTTCGGCCCGCTGCTCTTCGACGTGGTGCACGTGCCGTCCCCCGCGGAAGCCCACGGCCACGCGCGCGCCCTGGCGGAGGTGAAGGCCGCGCTCGCGGCGGATCCGGATGGCATCGCCGGCGTCATCCTGGAGCCCGTCATCCAGGGCGCGGCGGGCATGTGGATGTCGTCGCCGGACTTCGTGCGCGAGGTGCGCGAGGCCACCCGCGCGGTGGACACCTTCCTCATCGCCGACGAGGTCTTCACCGGCATGGGCCGCACCGGCGCGCGCTTCGCGGTGGACCTGGCCGGCGTGGTGCCGGACCTGCTGTGCCTGGCCAAGGCGCTCAGCGGGGGCCTGCTGCCCTTCGCCGCCACGCTCGCGTCGGAGCGCATCTTCCAGGGCTTCCTGGGGGCGAAGGACCGGGCGCTGTATTACGGGCACTCCTACTGCGGCAACCCGCTGGGCGCGGCCGTGGCGCGCGAGGTGCTGGCCGTGTACCGCGACGAGGACGTGCTGGGGCAGGTCCAGCGCAAGGCGCCGCGCGTGAAGGCCGCCTTCGAGCGCATGGCCGCCACCCTCCCCGGGCTCGTGCGTCCGCGCGCGGTGGGCATGGTGGGCGCGGTGGACCTGGGCGGCGGAGGCTACTTCGCGGACAGCGGCTGGCGCGTCTACGAGGCCGCCCGCCGCCGCGGCCTGTACCTGCGCCCCATGGGCAACACCGTCTACATCGCGCCCGCGCTCAACATCCCGGACGCGGACCTGGACCTGCTGCTCCAGGGCGTGGAGGACAGCCTGCGCGAGGTGGCGGCGGGCTGA